In the genome of Kitasatospora cathayae, one region contains:
- a CDS encoding GNAT family N-acetyltransferase — translation MEQLVSDNADKSRFEIHDGGELAGFAEYHRSGDEIAFIHTEIDPRFEGRGLAGGLARAALDAAREQGLAVLPYCPFIRGWITKHPEYADLVPASHRARFGL, via the coding sequence ATGGAGCAGCTCGTCAGCGACAACGCCGACAAGTCCCGGTTCGAGATCCACGACGGTGGCGAACTCGCCGGCTTCGCCGAGTACCACCGCTCCGGCGACGAGATCGCCTTCATCCACACCGAGATCGACCCGCGCTTCGAGGGCCGGGGACTGGCCGGCGGGCTGGCGCGTGCCGCGCTGGACGCGGCGCGCGAGCAGGGGCTCGCCGTGCTGCCCTACTGCCCCTTCATCCGCGGGTGGATCACCAAGCACCCCGAGTACGCCGATCTGGTCCCCGCCTCCCACCGTGCCCGGTTCGGCCTCTGA
- a CDS encoding hydrolase, with protein sequence MVDFATVHAAPSPDLLTPDNSMMLFVDHQPQMFFGTGSGDRTSIINSTVGLAKAAKIFDVPVVLSTVAAESFSGPILPQLKAVFPDHGIVDRTSMNAWEDEALVEAVKATGRSKIILSGLWTEVCLVLPALSALEQGYEVYVVADASGGVSPRAHEHALQRMTAAGAVPVTWLQVLLELQRDWARTETYVAVTDLVKEHGGAYGMGVVYAQAMINPHAAG encoded by the coding sequence ATGGTCGACTTCGCCACGGTCCACGCCGCCCCGAGCCCCGATCTGCTCACCCCGGACAACTCGATGATGCTGTTCGTCGACCACCAGCCGCAGATGTTCTTCGGCACCGGCAGCGGTGACCGCACCTCCATCATCAATTCGACCGTCGGCCTGGCGAAGGCCGCGAAGATCTTCGACGTACCGGTGGTGCTCTCCACCGTGGCGGCGGAGTCCTTCTCCGGGCCGATCCTCCCGCAGCTGAAGGCGGTCTTCCCCGATCACGGGATCGTCGACCGGACCAGCATGAACGCCTGGGAGGACGAGGCGCTGGTCGAGGCGGTCAAGGCGACCGGCCGCAGCAAGATCATCCTGTCGGGCCTGTGGACCGAGGTCTGCCTGGTCCTGCCGGCGCTGTCGGCGCTGGAGCAGGGCTACGAGGTGTACGTGGTCGCGGACGCGTCGGGCGGTGTGAGCCCGCGGGCGCACGAGCACGCCCTGCAGCGGATGACCGCGGCCGGCGCGGTGCCGGTCACCTGGCTTCAGGTGCTGCTGGAGCTCCAGCGCGACTGGGCCCGGACCGAGACCTACGTCGCGGTGACGGACCTGGTCAAGGAGCACGGCGGCGCCTACGGCATGGGCGTCGTCTACGCCCAGGCCATGATCAACCCGCACGCCGCCGGCTGA
- a CDS encoding LLM class flavin-dependent oxidoreductase, which yields MQFGIFSVGDVTVDPTTGRAPSEHERIKAILAIALKAEEVGLDVFATGEHHNPPFVPSSPTTMLGWIAARTERIVLSTATTLITTNDPVKIAEDYAMLQHVADGRVDLMLGRGNTGPVYPWFGQDIRQGLPLAVENYALLHRLWREDVVDWEGRFRTPLQSFTATPRPLDGIPPFVWHGSIRSPEIAEQAAYYGDGFFHNNIFWPQEHTRRMVELYRTRFAHHGHGTPEQAIVGLGGQVFMRRNSQDAVREFRPYFDNAPVYGHGPSLEEFTEQTPLTVGSPQQVIERTLGFREVVGDYQRQLFLMDHAGLPLKTVLEQLDILGEEVVPVLRKEFAAGRPETVPDAPTHATLRDRVPTAS from the coding sequence TTGCAGTTCGGGATATTCAGCGTCGGCGACGTGACGGTCGACCCCACCACGGGACGGGCGCCGTCCGAGCACGAGCGCATCAAGGCGATCCTGGCCATCGCGCTCAAGGCCGAGGAGGTCGGACTCGACGTCTTCGCCACCGGGGAGCACCACAACCCACCGTTCGTGCCGTCCTCGCCCACCACCATGCTCGGCTGGATCGCCGCGCGGACCGAGCGGATCGTGCTCTCCACCGCGACCACCCTGATCACCACCAACGACCCGGTGAAGATCGCCGAGGACTACGCGATGCTGCAGCACGTCGCTGACGGCCGGGTCGACCTGATGCTCGGGCGCGGCAACACCGGCCCGGTCTACCCCTGGTTCGGCCAGGACATCCGCCAGGGTCTCCCGCTCGCGGTGGAGAACTACGCGCTGCTGCACCGGTTGTGGCGCGAGGACGTGGTGGACTGGGAGGGCCGCTTCCGCACCCCGCTGCAGTCCTTCACCGCCACCCCGCGTCCGCTGGACGGCATACCGCCCTTCGTGTGGCACGGCTCGATCCGCAGCCCGGAGATCGCCGAGCAGGCCGCCTACTACGGTGACGGCTTCTTCCACAACAACATCTTCTGGCCGCAGGAGCACACCCGGCGGATGGTCGAGCTCTACCGCACCCGCTTCGCCCACCACGGCCACGGGACGCCCGAGCAGGCGATCGTCGGGCTCGGCGGGCAGGTCTTCATGCGCCGCAACTCCCAGGACGCGGTCCGCGAGTTCCGTCCGTACTTCGACAACGCTCCGGTCTACGGCCACGGGCCCTCACTGGAGGAGTTCACGGAGCAGACGCCGCTGACCGTGGGCAGCCCCCAGCAGGTCATCGAACGCACCCTGGGTTTCCGCGAGGTGGTCGGGGACTACCAGCGCCAGCTGTTCCTGATGGACCACGCCGGGCTGCCGCTGAAGACCGTGCTGGAGCAGCTCGACATCCTCGGCGAGGAGGTGGTGCCCGTGCTCCGCAAGGAGTTCGCCGCCGGCCGGCCCGAGACCGTGCCCGACGCACCCACCCACGCCACGCTCCGGGACCGCGTCCCCACCGCCTCCTGA
- a CDS encoding DoxX family protein, translating to MNTGLLLLRVVAGLLIAGHGVQKVSFRLGGSGLAGGTAEFRGDGFRGGRLTALAAGGTQIGAGLMLALGLLTPLAGSGVMGVMTVALTVKWPHGLWVQHDGYEYPLVLIVIGAVLAATGPGQWSLDGALGLAHWPLWWLPVAVVAGVGGGLATRLALHRA from the coding sequence ATGAACACGGGCCTTCTCCTGCTGCGGGTGGTCGCCGGCCTGCTGATCGCGGGCCACGGCGTCCAGAAGGTCAGCTTCCGCCTGGGCGGCAGCGGACTGGCGGGTGGTACCGCCGAGTTCCGCGGCGACGGCTTCCGCGGCGGGAGGCTCACCGCGCTCGCCGCGGGCGGCACCCAGATCGGGGCCGGACTGATGCTGGCGCTCGGCCTGCTCACTCCGCTGGCCGGCTCGGGTGTGATGGGCGTGATGACCGTCGCCCTCACCGTCAAGTGGCCGCACGGGCTGTGGGTGCAGCACGACGGGTACGAGTACCCCCTCGTGCTGATCGTCATCGGTGCGGTGCTGGCCGCCACCGGCCCCGGCCAGTGGTCGCTCGACGGCGCCCTCGGCCTGGCGCACTGGCCGTTGTGGTGGCTGCCGGTGGCGGTGGTCGCCGGCGTGGGCGGCGGCCTGGCCACACGGCTCGCCCTGCACCGGGCCTGA
- a CDS encoding YoaK family protein: MTTPAGDPRTAPPQLPGAQVHDRHPLALALFALTAVSGLIDAVSYLGLGHVFTANMTGNVVVIAFALAGAPGFSVAGSLTSLAAFLAGAVLAGRLAGRHTATRRGRWLRAALVLEVSLHGAAAVVAFAWSADGSVRYAVIALVAVAMGIRNGTVRGLGVPDLTTTVLTLTLTGLAADSRLAGGTAPRQRRRILAVATMLAGAVPGAVLVLHGQIAWALVASAVLAGATVLLYRE, encoded by the coding sequence ATGACCACGCCCGCAGGCGATCCCCGCACCGCCCCGCCACAGCTCCCCGGAGCACAGGTCCACGACCGTCATCCGCTGGCGCTGGCCCTGTTCGCCCTCACCGCGGTCAGCGGGCTGATCGACGCGGTGAGCTACCTCGGCCTCGGCCATGTCTTCACGGCGAACATGACCGGCAACGTCGTCGTCATCGCCTTCGCCCTGGCCGGAGCCCCCGGGTTCTCCGTCGCGGGGTCGCTGACCTCGCTCGCCGCCTTCCTCGCCGGCGCGGTCCTGGCCGGCCGCCTCGCGGGGCGGCACACCGCCACGCGGCGCGGCCGATGGCTGCGCGCGGCCCTGGTCCTGGAGGTCTCGCTGCACGGTGCGGCCGCCGTCGTCGCCTTCGCCTGGAGTGCGGACGGATCCGTGCGGTACGCCGTGATCGCCCTGGTGGCGGTGGCGATGGGCATCCGCAACGGCACCGTGCGCGGTCTCGGCGTGCCGGACCTCACCACCACGGTGCTCACCCTCACCCTGACCGGCCTGGCGGCCGACTCCCGCCTGGCCGGTGGCACCGCGCCGCGCCAGCGGCGCAGGATCCTCGCGGTCGCCACCATGCTGGCCGGCGCCGTGCCGGGCGCGGTCCTGGTGCTGCACGGTCAGATCGCCTGGGCCCTGGTGGCCAGCGCGGTGCTGGCCGGCGCCACGGTGCTGCTCTACCGGGAGTGA
- a CDS encoding FMN reductase gives METTSPITLAVVSAGLSQPSSTRLLADRLADATTAHLTRAGREVRVHLHELRPLATLISHHLLSGFPAPALADALEEVSTADALIAVSPVFSASYSGLFKSFFDLLEPGALAGKPVLIAATGGTARHSLALEHAMRPLFAYQRALVAPTAVFAASEDWGGTGDALTDTLPVRVERAGGELAALAVAAVAAPRPADSPALPFIPPAALSPH, from the coding sequence ATGGAAACGACCTCGCCGATCACCCTGGCCGTGGTCTCGGCCGGACTGAGCCAGCCCTCGTCCACCCGCCTGCTCGCCGACCGGCTCGCCGACGCCACCACCGCGCACCTCACCCGGGCCGGCCGCGAAGTCCGGGTACACCTACACGAGTTGCGCCCGCTGGCCACCCTCATCTCGCACCACCTGCTCTCCGGCTTCCCCGCGCCCGCGCTGGCCGACGCGCTGGAGGAGGTGAGCACGGCCGACGCGCTGATCGCCGTGTCGCCGGTCTTCTCGGCCTCCTACAGCGGCCTGTTCAAGTCGTTCTTCGACCTGCTCGAACCCGGAGCGCTGGCGGGCAAGCCGGTGCTGATCGCCGCGACGGGCGGCACCGCGCGCCACTCCCTGGCACTCGAGCACGCGATGCGCCCGCTCTTCGCCTACCAGCGCGCGCTCGTCGCCCCGACCGCCGTCTTCGCGGCCTCCGAGGACTGGGGCGGGACCGGCGACGCGCTCACCGACACCCTGCCGGTGCGGGTCGAGCGAGCCGGGGGAGAACTCGCGGCGCTGGCCGTCGCGGCCGTGGCGGCTCCGCGGCCCGCCGACAGCCCCGCGCTGCCGTTCATCCCACCCGCCGCGCTCAGCCCCCACTGA
- a CDS encoding cytochrome d ubiquinol oxidase subunit II, translated as MLEYATYALVLLSLGMYVVLDGYDLGVGMLSLFAKGEGRREYGELIATAWDANESWLVLAGVALWAGLPGVYATVLPGVYLPLIGMLLSIILRGMGLEFQSAADGYRRGWALLFGVSSVAATLCQGLVLGGVLSGLEQRDGSFSGGAFNWLTPYSVLCALGLVVLYLLAGAAWLQDKTEGAARERAGRAGRPLLVGTTVAALILGFGLEVADPEKFGFDEPVRATLYWIAVAGAVAAGAVAWHGFGRRPDWRPFVGVAAAQVCGLLALVAATAPVVVPPGLTLHQASSPSSSQTFLVVGVGLCMPVVFAYNAYAWWAFRGKFTQAPEAPLAPLRVRVGESRRVRPEPGGFVVIVRRALLTVLGVGLAAVSQDVFGGVADWIDPVGIALLSVTALAAWILGDRRDQRDGVFDLDPDDADSAGAET; from the coding sequence TTGCTTGAGTACGCCACCTACGCGCTCGTCCTGCTCTCGCTCGGCATGTACGTCGTCCTGGACGGCTACGACCTGGGCGTCGGCATGCTCAGCCTGTTCGCCAAGGGGGAGGGGCGGCGCGAGTACGGCGAGCTGATCGCCACCGCCTGGGACGCCAACGAGAGCTGGCTCGTGCTGGCCGGCGTCGCCCTGTGGGCGGGGCTGCCCGGCGTCTACGCGACCGTGCTGCCGGGGGTCTACCTGCCGCTGATCGGCATGCTGCTCTCGATCATCCTGCGCGGTATGGGGCTGGAGTTCCAGAGCGCCGCCGACGGCTACCGGCGCGGCTGGGCCCTGCTGTTCGGCGTGTCCTCGGTCGCGGCGACCCTCTGCCAGGGCCTGGTGCTCGGCGGCGTGCTCTCCGGACTGGAGCAGCGTGACGGATCGTTCAGCGGCGGCGCCTTCAACTGGCTCACGCCCTACAGCGTGCTGTGCGCGCTGGGTCTGGTGGTGCTCTACCTGCTGGCCGGCGCCGCCTGGCTGCAGGACAAGACCGAAGGCGCCGCCCGCGAGCGGGCGGGCCGGGCCGGGCGCCCGCTGCTGGTGGGCACCACCGTGGCCGCGCTGATCCTCGGGTTCGGCCTGGAGGTCGCCGATCCGGAGAAGTTCGGGTTCGACGAGCCGGTGCGCGCGACGCTGTACTGGATCGCGGTCGCCGGTGCGGTGGCCGCCGGTGCGGTGGCCTGGCACGGCTTCGGGCGGCGGCCGGACTGGCGGCCCTTCGTGGGTGTGGCCGCGGCCCAGGTCTGCGGTCTGCTGGCGCTGGTGGCCGCGACCGCGCCGGTCGTCGTACCTCCTGGGCTGACGCTGCACCAGGCGTCCAGCCCGTCCAGCTCGCAGACCTTCCTCGTGGTCGGCGTGGGGCTGTGCATGCCGGTGGTGTTCGCCTACAACGCGTACGCCTGGTGGGCCTTCCGCGGCAAGTTCACGCAGGCTCCCGAGGCGCCGCTCGCCCCGCTCCGGGTGCGCGTGGGGGAATCCCGCCGAGTCCGGCCCGAGCCGGGTGGCTTCGTGGTCATCGTCCGGCGCGCGCTGCTCACTGTGCTGGGCGTCGGGCTGGCGGCCGTGTCCCAGGACGTCTTCGGCGGCGTCGCCGATTGGATCGACCCCGTGGGCATCGCCCTCCTCTCGGTGACGGCCCTGGCCGCCTGGATCCTCGGCGACCGGCGGGACCAGCGGGACGGGGTCTTCGATCTCGACCCGGACGACGCGGACTCCGCCGGGGCCGAGACATGA
- a CDS encoding ABC transporter ATP-binding protein/permease, with protein MSASAALLTELGDERARGRDDEVSARLHVWAEPGRRELRRAGLLRGLAPLGTVLWAAGLAWAAQRGLTGQHGGRLPVQVLPGAGLVLAGLAVRSALLATADAAAARGARRVRAALRERLLAAALPAHGPARPSTGDAALAESLTGEVARLTEWLTEYVPARTTMLLGSGLTLAAIAVRSWFVALILVAATPLLPANLKVIGLGTQAAVHAQLTAVRGHSARLLDQLRGLPTLIGLGARETAAVALREDDEELARRTQTVLRVAFLSTAWIELLITGTLAVVATYCGLALLDYLQLPLVPGRMSLATALFVLVLTPAYFAPARDLARGYHARAEARAAAELIDEVLGSGGVAPARPAPDRRTGDAVGVRLDRVTVRHPDREDLALDDVSLDLTPGAFLAVTGPSGAGKSTLLAVAAGLAEPTAGTVAHEREGTRQPPSPGSVAWVGQPAHLLPGTVRENLLLVRPDASDAELAAAFRTLGFGDLLADLPGGLDTPLGERGSGLSSGQSQQLSLVRALLRDAPLLCLDEPTAHLDPVAEARVVAALRTLTRGRSVLLATHSPALLPLADRTIRLDRGRTR; from the coding sequence ATGAGCGCCTCGGCCGCCCTGCTGACCGAGCTCGGCGACGAGCGGGCCCGGGGCCGGGACGACGAAGTGTCGGCCCGGCTGCACGTGTGGGCCGAGCCGGGCCGCCGGGAGTTGCGGCGGGCGGGCCTGCTGCGCGGGTTGGCCCCACTGGGTACCGTGCTATGGGCGGCGGGTCTGGCCTGGGCCGCGCAGCGCGGGCTCACCGGCCAGCACGGTGGACGGCTCCCGGTGCAGGTCCTGCCCGGTGCCGGGCTCGTGCTGGCCGGTCTGGCGGTCCGGTCGGCGCTGCTCGCCACCGCCGACGCGGCTGCCGCGCGTGGCGCCCGCCGGGTGCGCGCGGCCCTGCGCGAGCGTCTGCTCGCCGCAGCTCTGCCGGCGCACGGCCCCGCCCGCCCCAGCACCGGTGACGCCGCCCTCGCCGAGTCCCTGACCGGCGAGGTCGCCCGGCTGACCGAGTGGCTCACCGAGTACGTCCCCGCCCGCACGACCATGCTGCTGGGCAGCGGCCTGACGCTGGCCGCCATCGCGGTCCGCAGCTGGTTCGTGGCACTGATCCTGGTCGCCGCCACCCCGCTGCTGCCCGCCAACCTGAAGGTCATCGGCCTGGGCACGCAGGCCGCCGTCCACGCGCAGCTCACGGCGGTGCGCGGCCACAGCGCGCGCCTGCTCGACCAGCTGCGCGGCCTGCCGACGCTGATCGGACTGGGTGCCCGGGAGACCGCAGCGGTCGCGCTGCGCGAGGACGACGAGGAACTGGCCCGCCGCACGCAGACGGTGCTGCGGGTCGCCTTCCTCTCCACCGCCTGGATCGAGCTGCTGATCACCGGGACCCTCGCCGTGGTGGCGACCTACTGCGGGCTGGCGCTGCTCGACTACCTCCAGCTGCCGTTGGTGCCAGGCCGGATGAGCCTGGCCACCGCGCTCTTCGTGCTGGTGCTCACCCCCGCCTACTTCGCCCCCGCCCGGGACCTGGCGCGCGGCTACCACGCCCGCGCCGAGGCCCGCGCCGCGGCGGAGCTGATCGACGAGGTCCTCGGCAGCGGGGGCGTGGCACCGGCCCGGCCCGCGCCGGACCGGCGCACCGGCGACGCGGTCGGCGTGCGGTTGGATCGAGTGACGGTCCGTCACCCCGATCGGGAGGACCTCGCGCTGGACGACGTGAGTCTCGACCTCACCCCCGGCGCCTTCCTCGCCGTCACCGGGCCCAGCGGCGCGGGCAAGTCGACCCTGCTCGCTGTCGCCGCGGGACTGGCCGAACCCACCGCCGGAACCGTCGCCCACGAACGGGAAGGCACCCGGCAGCCGCCGTCACCCGGCTCGGTCGCCTGGGTCGGCCAGCCCGCGCACCTGCTGCCCGGCACCGTCCGCGAGAACCTGCTGCTGGTTCGGCCGGACGCCAGCGACGCGGAACTCGCCGCCGCCTTCCGCACGCTCGGCTTCGGCGACCTGCTCGCCGACCTGCCGGGCGGGCTGGACACCCCGCTCGGCGAGCGGGGCAGCGGGCTCTCCTCCGGCCAGTCCCAGCAACTCTCCCTGGTGCGGGCCCTGCTGCGGGACGCACCGCTGCTCTGCCTGGACGAGCCCACGGCCCACCTCGACCCGGTGGCGGAGGCCCGTGTGGTGGCGGCCCTGCGCACACTGACACGCGGCCGGAGCGTGCTGCTCGCCACCCACAGCCCCGCACTGCTGCCACTCGCGGACCGGACGATCCGCCTGGACCGGGGAAGGACGCGATGA
- a CDS encoding cytochrome ubiquinol oxidase subunit I: protein MASPAAIELSRWQFAITAIFHMSFPALTVGLSVLLAVVQTAYVRTGNPLYQQIFRFWKKIFAVGFGLGVVAGTVMTFEFGLNWGVFAHAVGPVIGVTIGMEVITAFFLEAGFIGVMLYGEGRVKPRTMAFASWMVAFGTLLSTTWILSANSWMQDPAGYTETAGQFHPGDWTEVLLNPAFTYRFPHMLLAVLISASWFVGGISAWYLVKQRRAALPFARRCLSIALGVLAVLMPIQLYAGDATAVFMAQHQPAKLQAFEGNWRTDNNGYNLVVVPDTGQGTNDLRITIPHLGAVIGHDLTGKAEVPGLLQTPPDQRPNMWSAFYGFRAMYFTALAMFATALAGLVLRLRRRLFDSRRFLRWMVWMTPAGVLAITGGWITAETGRQPWVVYGKLRTSDALSHLTAAQAATTLTAFGLLYTTLLVIWVRYIVRTVKAGPEAPADAVATPTFGTEASVA, encoded by the coding sequence ATGGCCTCACCGGCTGCCATAGAACTGTCCCGGTGGCAGTTCGCCATCACGGCGATCTTCCACATGTCCTTCCCGGCCCTCACGGTCGGCCTCTCCGTGCTGCTCGCCGTCGTGCAGACCGCCTACGTGCGCACGGGCAACCCGCTCTACCAGCAGATCTTCCGCTTCTGGAAGAAGATCTTCGCGGTCGGCTTCGGCCTCGGCGTCGTCGCGGGCACCGTGATGACCTTCGAGTTCGGCCTCAACTGGGGTGTCTTCGCCCACGCGGTCGGACCCGTCATCGGGGTCACCATCGGCATGGAGGTCATCACGGCCTTCTTCCTGGAGGCCGGCTTCATCGGCGTCATGCTCTACGGCGAGGGCCGGGTCAAGCCGCGCACCATGGCCTTCGCGTCCTGGATGGTCGCCTTCGGCACCCTGCTGTCCACCACGTGGATCCTGTCCGCCAACAGCTGGATGCAGGACCCGGCCGGCTACACCGAGACGGCCGGCCAGTTCCACCCGGGCGACTGGACCGAGGTCCTGCTCAACCCGGCCTTCACCTACCGCTTCCCGCACATGCTGCTGGCCGTGCTGATCAGCGCGAGTTGGTTCGTCGGCGGCATCTCCGCCTGGTACCTGGTCAAGCAGCGCCGGGCCGCGCTGCCGTTCGCCCGCCGCTGCCTGTCCATCGCCCTCGGCGTGCTCGCCGTCCTGATGCCGATCCAGCTGTACGCCGGCGACGCCACCGCCGTCTTCATGGCCCAGCACCAGCCCGCGAAACTGCAGGCGTTCGAGGGGAACTGGCGCACCGACAACAACGGATACAACCTGGTCGTCGTCCCCGACACCGGCCAGGGCACGAACGACCTGCGCATCACGATCCCGCACCTGGGCGCGGTGATCGGCCACGACCTCACCGGCAAGGCCGAGGTACCCGGCCTGCTGCAGACCCCACCCGACCAGCGGCCCAACATGTGGAGCGCCTTCTACGGCTTCCGCGCCATGTACTTCACCGCCCTGGCCATGTTCGCCACGGCCCTCGCGGGGCTGGTTCTGCGCCTGCGCAGGCGCCTGTTCGACTCCCGCCGCTTCCTGCGCTGGATGGTCTGGATGACACCGGCCGGCGTGCTCGCCATCACCGGTGGCTGGATCACCGCCGAGACCGGGCGCCAGCCCTGGGTGGTCTACGGCAAGCTGCGCACCTCCGACGCGCTGTCGCACCTGACCGCCGCCCAGGCCGCGACCACCCTGACCGCCTTCGGGCTCCTCTACACGACCCTGCTGGTCATCTGGGTCCGCTACATCGTCCGGACGGTCAAGGCCGGCCCCGAGGCGCCCGCGGACGCCGTCGCGACGCCCACCTTCGGAACGGAGGCCTCCGTTGCTTGA
- a CDS encoding amidohydrolase, whose protein sequence is MPVAGIRPGTPDQPADLVIRNAKVHTNDPGRPQATALAVRDGLIQAVGDDADIVPLVGPDTRVVDALGRRAVPGLNDAHLHVIRGGLNYVLELRWDGVPTLRQALAMLRVQAERTPPGQWVRVVGGWSADQFAERRLPTLDELNAAAPDTPVFVLHLYQSALLNRAALRAAGFTRDTPDPVGGQIVRAHDGEPTGLLIAAPGALLLYSTLAKAPMLDEADRAGSTRHFLRELNRFGLTSAIDAAGGFQSFPENYGTVMDLARQGQLTLRIAYHLFPQTAGQELDDLTRWVNTVRPGDGDAWLRLNGAGENLTWAAADFENFTEPRPHLGAYETEFEKAVRLLMENGWGFRLHATYDETIRRDLAVFEKLAAEGLFPHGNRWLFDHAETVSPDSLDRIAALGGAVSVQNRLSFQGEAFVARYGAPAAAEAPPLRAMLSRGLTVAAGTDATRVSSYNPWVALHWLVSGRAVSGRRLAADHNRLSRERALELYTLGGARLTGEEDVKGRLTVGSYADLAILSADYFTVPEPDIPHIEAVLTVVGGRIVHGAQEHQGLAPDLPAVTPSWSPVTRFGGYHATPAPGLAGVHQAERVAQAAAASDEQRAWREARGLALPGQGAAPLDPCFF, encoded by the coding sequence ATGCCCGTCGCCGGCATCCGCCCCGGCACCCCGGACCAGCCCGCCGACCTGGTCATCCGCAACGCCAAGGTGCACACCAACGACCCGGGCCGTCCCCAGGCGACCGCCCTGGCCGTCCGGGACGGACTGATCCAGGCGGTCGGTGACGACGCGGACATCGTCCCGCTGGTCGGCCCGGACACCCGGGTCGTTGACGCGCTCGGCCGCCGGGCCGTCCCGGGACTCAACGACGCGCACCTTCACGTCATCCGCGGCGGTCTCAACTACGTCCTGGAGCTGCGCTGGGACGGCGTGCCGACGCTGCGCCAGGCACTCGCCATGCTCCGGGTCCAGGCGGAGCGCACCCCGCCCGGCCAGTGGGTGCGGGTGGTCGGCGGCTGGTCCGCCGACCAGTTCGCCGAACGGCGGCTGCCCACCCTGGACGAACTCAACGCCGCGGCACCCGACACCCCCGTCTTCGTGCTGCACCTCTACCAGTCGGCGCTGCTCAACCGGGCCGCGCTCCGGGCAGCCGGCTTCACCCGGGACACCCCGGACCCGGTCGGCGGCCAGATCGTCCGCGCCCACGACGGCGAACCCACCGGCCTGCTGATCGCCGCCCCGGGCGCCCTGCTGCTCTACTCCACCCTGGCCAAGGCGCCGATGCTGGACGAGGCCGACCGGGCCGGCTCCACCCGGCACTTCCTGCGCGAGCTGAACCGCTTCGGCCTCACCTCGGCGATCGACGCCGCCGGCGGCTTCCAGAGCTTCCCGGAGAACTACGGCACCGTCATGGACCTGGCCCGGCAAGGGCAGCTGACCCTGCGGATCGCCTACCACCTCTTCCCGCAGACCGCGGGGCAGGAACTGGACGACCTCACCCGCTGGGTCAACACCGTGCGCCCCGGCGACGGCGACGCCTGGCTGCGCCTCAACGGCGCGGGGGAGAACCTCACCTGGGCGGCGGCCGACTTCGAGAACTTCACCGAGCCGCGGCCGCACCTGGGCGCGTACGAGACGGAGTTCGAGAAGGCCGTGCGGCTGCTGATGGAAAACGGTTGGGGCTTCCGGCTGCACGCCACGTACGACGAGACCATCCGCCGCGACCTCGCCGTCTTCGAGAAGCTGGCCGCCGAGGGCCTGTTCCCGCACGGCAACCGCTGGCTCTTCGACCACGCGGAGACGGTGAGCCCGGACAGCCTGGACCGGATCGCGGCCCTGGGCGGCGCCGTCTCCGTGCAGAACCGGCTGTCCTTCCAGGGCGAGGCGTTCGTTGCCCGCTACGGGGCCCCGGCGGCGGCCGAGGCACCGCCGCTGCGCGCCATGCTGAGCCGCGGCCTCACCGTCGCGGCGGGCACCGACGCCACCAGGGTCTCCTCCTACAACCCCTGGGTCGCCCTGCACTGGCTGGTCTCCGGCCGCGCGGTCAGCGGGCGGCGGCTCGCGGCCGACCACAACCGGCTCAGCCGCGAGCGGGCCCTGGAGCTCTACACCCTGGGCGGTGCCCGGCTCACCGGTGAGGAGGATGTCAAGGGCCGTCTGACCGTGGGAAGTTACGCGGACCTCGCGATCCTCAGTGCGGACTACTTCACCGTGCCCGAGCCGGACATCCCGCACATCGAGGCCGTGCTCACCGTGGTCGGCGGCCGGATCGTCCACGGCGCCCAGGAGCACCAGGGGCTGGCCCCCGATCTGCCCGCGGTGACGCCGTCGTGGAGCCCGGTCACGCGGTTCGGCGGCTACCACGCCACCCCCGCGCCCGGCCTCGCCGGCGTCCACCAGGCCGAGCGGGTGGCGCAGGCCGCGGCGGCCTCCGACGAGCAGCGCGCCTGGCGCGAGGCCCGTGGTCTCGCTCTCCCGGGTCAGGGCGCGGCGCCGCTGGACCCGTGCTTCTTCTGA